From the Candidatus Zixiibacteriota bacterium genome, one window contains:
- a CDS encoding DinB family protein has protein sequence MIALTPWFERKFSFDFPPGHFPLFLERLRGAAPRLDEVTRGLAPGVLTRRFDDKWSIQEQVGHLLDLDQLHVARLDDYGAGRPELRPADLSNAWTTTANHNAAVLGELLARFRQGRAAFVRQLETADEALIGRSALHPRLQQPMRLVDMVYFVAEHDDHHIAKIRELITRQT, from the coding sequence GTGATTGCACTGACGCCGTGGTTTGAACGCAAATTCAGCTTCGATTTTCCGCCCGGCCACTTTCCACTTTTCCTCGAGCGTCTGCGGGGTGCCGCTCCACGTCTTGATGAAGTCACCCGGGGATTGGCGCCGGGAGTCCTGACGCGGCGGTTCGACGACAAGTGGTCGATTCAGGAGCAGGTGGGGCATCTGCTTGATCTGGATCAATTGCACGTAGCGCGCCTTGATGATTATGGCGCCGGCCGACCCGAGTTGCGGCCGGCGGACTTGTCCAACGCTTGGACGACAACGGCCAATCACAATGCTGCAGTCCTGGGCGAACTTCTGGCGCGTTTCCGGCAAGGGCGCGCGGCCTTTGTGCGGCAATTGGAGACTGCGGATGAAGCGTTGATTGGTCGCAGCGCGCTGCATCCGCGCTTGCAGCAGCCGATGCGGCTCGTGGATATGGTCTACTTTGTTGCTGAGCACGACGATCACCATATCGCGAAAATCCGCGAACTCATCACGCGTCAAACGTAG
- a CDS encoding class I SAM-dependent methyltransferase, with the protein MKNYDEIYRNQKLYWGAAPSDLIKKFAELAPVGQALDLGMGEGRDALYLAKQGFDVTGIEAAPAGVEKCLQLAAKHRLSLKAVTGDTRQFKIAKNRYSLISAINLLQFLTKEEARALIASIAAGLKKGGLFLCETFSIDDPHYQAHKKSSKEIAPGVFRDANGRVYSLYDYSELFRMCSVDTLRLRPVHYSEYDYYDTSHGPGHWHGVVDLVAKKL; encoded by the coding sequence ATGAAAAACTACGACGAAATCTACCGCAATCAAAAGCTCTACTGGGGGGCGGCGCCATCGGACCTTATCAAGAAGTTCGCTGAGCTAGCGCCGGTTGGCCAGGCCCTCGATCTCGGCATGGGTGAAGGTCGCGACGCGCTCTACCTGGCGAAACAAGGATTCGACGTCACCGGCATCGAAGCCGCCCCGGCCGGAGTCGAGAAATGCCTGCAACTGGCGGCCAAGCATCGACTGTCGCTCAAAGCCGTCACCGGCGATACCCGCCAGTTCAAAATCGCCAAGAACCGTTACAGCCTGATCAGCGCGATCAATCTGCTTCAATTCCTCACCAAGGAGGAAGCGCGTGCGCTAATCGCATCAATTGCAGCGGGCCTGAAGAAGGGCGGTTTGTTCCTGTGCGAGACGTTTTCGATCGACGATCCACACTATCAAGCGCACAAGAAGAGCTCGAAGGAGATTGCTCCGGGGGTTTTTCGTGACGCCAATGGGCGTGTGTATTCGCTATATGACTATAGCGAATTGTTTCGGATGTGTTCTGTAGACACATTACGCTTGCGACCGGTCCATTACTCCGAATACGACTACTACGACACTTCTCACGGCCCCGGCCACTGGCACGGCGTGGTTGATCTTGTGGCAAAAAAGCTCTAA
- a CDS encoding PHP domain-containing protein, protein MKNKPRRVPSPPATTRKRIIFHLHTRHSVDSNLAPRDIVAFAAANGIQVLAPTDHHSIRGAREIRELGAEHGIETIIGAEFSTDHGDIIGLFIEEDIFARKAQEVIEEIHAQGGLAILPHPYRHHHLTDQVLDSVDGIEVFNARLTEQLNRLAGELAALLKKPFFYGADAHLLPELGLVRTEVEVHGGEPLRAAVARGLHPVQLQATRPAHIYRSKMIASARRRTPIRYLRSLSKMLLCQIRDRRH, encoded by the coding sequence GTGAAGAATAAACCACGACGAGTGCCATCACCTCCGGCAACGACGCGCAAGCGCATTATCTTTCACTTACACACCCGGCATTCGGTTGACTCGAATCTGGCGCCGCGCGACATCGTCGCCTTCGCGGCAGCGAACGGCATCCAGGTGTTGGCGCCGACCGACCACCACTCGATCCGCGGTGCGCGCGAAATCCGCGAACTGGGAGCGGAGCACGGGATCGAGACGATCATCGGCGCGGAGTTCTCCACTGACCACGGGGACATCATCGGGCTGTTTATCGAGGAAGACATCTTTGCACGCAAGGCGCAGGAAGTGATCGAAGAGATTCACGCCCAGGGCGGCCTGGCCATCCTTCCGCATCCGTACCGTCACCACCATCTGACCGACCAAGTGCTGGACAGTGTGGACGGAATCGAGGTGTTCAACGCTCGGCTGACCGAACAGCTGAATCGCCTCGCGGGCGAACTGGCGGCTTTGCTCAAGAAGCCGTTCTTCTACGGGGCGGATGCCCACTTGCTGCCGGAACTGGGCCTGGTGCGGACGGAAGTGGAAGTGCACGGCGGCGAACCGCTTCGAGCCGCGGTCGCGCGCGGATTGCACCCGGTGCAGCTGCAGGCGACGCGACCGGCACACATCTATCGCTCCAAGATGATCGCCTCAGCGCGGCGGCGTACTCCGATACGTTACCTCAGATCGCTCAGCAAGATGCTGCTGTGCCAGATCCGCGATCGCCGGCACTGA
- the rsgA gene encoding ribosome small subunit-dependent GTPase A, which yields MTPSNDRSTGGMTGRVIRAFGKTFVVLADGREYLCDVLARVKQDKHETPVAVGDIVDFQLVSAAAGAIEAVQPRRSKFSRPRVGLEASEQVIVANVDQMVIVVSAAQPSFKQHLIDRFSVAAFKGGLRPVVVINKIDLEHQVDLSRMKTIYQSVGMPLVTTSCVDNLGAEELRALLADRESIFVGHSGTGKSSLLNLIQPGLKIRTGEVSRATNKGIHTTTNVELYPLHGGGFVADTPGLKILGIWDLERDELQEHFPEFVAFRDRCRFRRCSHLHEPECAVQQAVTEGVIFLERYSSYRQIYESLPR from the coding sequence ATGACGCCGAGCAATGACCGCAGCACCGGCGGGATGACCGGCCGGGTGATTCGCGCCTTCGGCAAGACCTTCGTTGTGCTCGCCGATGGCCGCGAATACCTGTGCGACGTGCTGGCACGCGTGAAGCAGGACAAGCATGAGACACCGGTGGCGGTGGGCGATATCGTTGATTTCCAGTTGGTCAGTGCCGCCGCCGGCGCGATCGAAGCGGTGCAGCCACGGCGGTCGAAGTTCTCGCGGCCGCGCGTCGGGCTGGAGGCTAGCGAGCAGGTGATCGTCGCCAATGTCGATCAGATGGTGATCGTCGTCAGCGCTGCGCAGCCGTCGTTCAAGCAGCATTTGATTGATCGGTTTTCCGTGGCGGCCTTCAAAGGCGGGTTGCGACCGGTAGTGGTGATTAACAAGATCGACCTGGAACATCAGGTCGATCTGTCACGTATGAAAACCATCTATCAGAGTGTGGGTATGCCGCTGGTGACAACTTCGTGCGTTGACAATCTCGGAGCTGAAGAGTTGCGAGCGCTGCTTGCTGATCGCGAGTCAATCTTTGTGGGACACTCCGGGACCGGCAAGTCGTCGCTGCTCAATCTAATTCAACCGGGACTTAAGATTCGCACCGGCGAAGTGTCGCGCGCAACGAATAAAGGCATCCACACCACGACTAACGTGGAGCTGTATCCGTTGCACGGAGGCGGCTTTGTGGCGGACACACCGGGGTTAAAGATCTTGGGCATCTGGGACTTGGAGCGCGACGAACTGCAGGAGCACTTTCCCGAGTTTGTGGCCTTTCGCGACCGCTGTCGGTTTCGGCGGTGTTCGCACCTTCATGAGCCGGAATGTGCTGTGCAACAGGCGGTTACTGAAGGTGTAATTTTTCTCGAACGGTATTCCAGTTATCGACAGATTTATGAGAGTTTGCCGCGCTAA
- a CDS encoding PorV/PorQ family protein: MRTHSKKVVIFASLLFTLLLGVSGTAIADDNGAFPVFRTGVSARALAMGNAYTAVADDASAGYWNPAGLTSVEKFSLTAMLSDNMRLDRQYMYAALAYNFGTAGWAGFSWVNLGMDEIPGADVSGPSGSTYNVDDHGFLFSYGNKLNNLAVGATFKVAYQKIADYSNTGVGFDAGAKYMVSDNVFLAMSARDLGTKVGRDAVPVTFRVGVAAMAFGGFTVAGDIQKVQHRDDVTLYLGSEYDYQFADNYFGAIRGGVSDGNFSIGAGLTVAKRYSIDYAYVTETETFLGENHRISLSFAL; encoded by the coding sequence ATGAGAACTCATTCAAAAAAAGTTGTGATCTTCGCTAGTCTGCTTTTCACGCTCCTGCTGGGAGTCAGCGGCACCGCGATCGCCGACGACAATGGCGCCTTCCCGGTATTCCGTACGGGTGTCAGTGCCCGCGCTTTGGCCATGGGCAACGCCTATACGGCGGTTGCCGATGATGCCTCGGCCGGTTACTGGAATCCGGCTGGGCTGACCTCGGTGGAGAAGTTTAGCCTGACGGCGATGTTATCCGACAACATGCGGCTCGATCGGCAGTACATGTACGCCGCTCTGGCCTACAACTTTGGGACAGCCGGTTGGGCCGGCTTCTCGTGGGTCAACCTCGGGATGGATGAAATCCCGGGTGCTGACGTCAGCGGCCCCTCGGGTTCGACCTACAACGTCGACGACCACGGGTTCCTGTTCAGCTATGGTAACAAGCTGAATAACCTCGCGGTCGGCGCGACGTTCAAGGTGGCCTATCAGAAGATCGCCGACTACTCGAATACCGGCGTCGGTTTCGACGCAGGTGCGAAGTATATGGTGAGCGACAACGTCTTTTTGGCGATGAGCGCTCGCGATCTGGGCACCAAGGTTGGCCGGGATGCCGTGCCGGTGACGTTCCGTGTGGGCGTTGCGGCGATGGCGTTCGGCGGTTTCACCGTGGCTGGCGACATCCAGAAGGTGCAGCACCGTGACGATGTCACCCTGTATCTCGGTTCCGAATACGATTATCAGTTCGCTGATAACTATTTCGGCGCGATCCGGGGCGGCGTCTCCGATGGTAATTTCTCCATCGGCGCGGGACTGACCGTAGCGAAGCGTTATTCGATTGACTATGCGTATGTGACCGAAACCGAGACTTTCCTCGGCGAAAATCACCGCATTTCCTTGTCTTTCGCGCTCTAA
- the lon gene encoding endopeptidase La, producing MKEYHDIIGCEIPEELPLLPLISAAIFPSAVVSLQVRIPRSIALLELDGDENEIIATAITKKGVTIAEKLEDVHDIGVAVRIVSKVKIPNDTYQLVIQGLRRIRLNKLTQLDPFLRAKITCLPQDEQEVSEAVRKQQAEALALFQQMTMLDNRYPREMVQIMRVNAEDAGRMADLLSSYLAFGLGEKQYLVSAVELGERYNRLIKLMTAELQRLQVSLEVEGQVKVDVEKSQREYYLRQQLAAIKKALGDDGDTDTQVIELRNRIAVAGLPEHARKAADRELQRLAEVNAMSPEYNVIHTYLDWVVDLPWSKSSTDNLNITTARSILEDDHYGLEKVKERILEFLATRHRREDPHGPILCFAGPPGVGKTSLGRSIARALNRKFVRISVGGMRDEAEIRGHRRTYIGALPGKIIQEMRNCGVNNPLFMIDEIDKMGSDFRGDPSSAMLEVLDPEQNDTFRDLYLDLPFDLSKVFFITTANMIDMIPGPLRDRMEVIEITGYTMMEKVQIARKYLITRQMKATGLREGEFEMTDAALQAVISGYTYEAGVRNLERNISSLCRKSIVRILEGKATKLVIDSPQVEEFLGPALIIPDVANRQPEVGVVTGLAWTPIGGDILFIETLRMKGTGKVMVTGQLGEVMEESVEAAYSYVRSRAPELGIEPTMFEQSDVHIHFPEGAIPKDGPSAGVAVTVALISLFTEQPVYHTVAMTGEVTLQGKVLPIGGLKEKTLAAFRAGIKKVLFPVGNVKDLVEVPKEVIAGLELVPIETVDDALEHSMAKIILPSTDAVIAIENMKNERGQ from the coding sequence ATGAAAGAATACCACGATATCATCGGTTGTGAAATTCCGGAAGAACTGCCGTTGTTGCCCTTGATCTCGGCCGCGATCTTTCCCTCGGCCGTAGTCTCACTGCAGGTGCGCATCCCCCGCTCGATTGCGCTGCTCGAACTTGACGGCGACGAGAATGAGATCATCGCCACCGCCATCACCAAGAAGGGCGTCACGATCGCCGAGAAACTCGAGGACGTGCACGATATCGGCGTCGCCGTGCGCATCGTCTCGAAAGTCAAAATTCCCAATGATACCTATCAGCTGGTCATTCAGGGACTGCGCCGGATCAGACTGAACAAGCTGACGCAGCTTGACCCGTTTCTGCGAGCCAAGATCACTTGCCTGCCGCAGGACGAGCAGGAAGTTAGCGAGGCAGTCCGCAAACAGCAGGCAGAGGCGCTGGCGCTGTTCCAGCAGATGACGATGCTCGACAATCGCTATCCGCGCGAAATGGTGCAAATCATGCGAGTAAATGCCGAGGATGCCGGCCGCATGGCGGATCTGCTTTCCAGCTACCTGGCGTTCGGTCTGGGCGAGAAGCAGTACCTGGTCTCCGCCGTCGAGCTGGGCGAGCGCTACAATCGCCTGATCAAGCTCATGACCGCCGAACTGCAGCGACTGCAAGTGTCCCTGGAGGTCGAAGGGCAGGTCAAGGTCGACGTCGAGAAATCACAGCGCGAGTACTACCTCCGCCAACAATTGGCCGCCATCAAGAAGGCGCTGGGGGACGACGGCGATACTGACACCCAAGTGATCGAACTGCGCAATCGCATAGCCGTTGCCGGTCTGCCGGAGCATGCCCGCAAGGCGGCGGACCGCGAACTGCAGAGATTGGCCGAAGTCAATGCGATGTCGCCGGAATACAACGTGATCCATACATACCTCGACTGGGTTGTCGATCTGCCCTGGAGCAAGTCGTCCACCGACAATTTGAACATCACGACGGCGCGCTCGATTCTCGAGGATGACCATTATGGCCTCGAAAAGGTGAAAGAGCGCATTCTTGAGTTTCTGGCGACGCGTCATCGCCGCGAAGATCCCCATGGGCCAATCCTCTGCTTCGCCGGTCCGCCCGGGGTCGGCAAGACTTCGCTCGGCCGGTCGATTGCACGGGCGCTCAACCGGAAGTTTGTTCGCATCTCGGTGGGCGGTATGCGCGATGAGGCGGAAATCCGCGGCCATCGCCGCACCTACATCGGCGCACTGCCGGGCAAGATTATCCAGGAAATGCGCAACTGCGGGGTCAATAATCCGCTATTCATGATCGACGAGATCGACAAGATGGGTTCCGACTTTCGTGGCGACCCCTCATCAGCAATGTTGGAGGTTCTCGATCCCGAGCAGAATGACACTTTTCGCGACCTCTACCTTGATTTGCCCTTCGATCTCAGCAAGGTCTTTTTCATCACGACGGCCAATATGATCGACATGATCCCGGGGCCGCTGCGCGACCGCATGGAAGTGATTGAAATCACCGGCTACACCATGATGGAGAAGGTGCAGATCGCGCGGAAGTATCTGATCACCCGCCAGATGAAAGCCACCGGCCTGCGTGAAGGCGAATTCGAAATGACCGATGCCGCGCTGCAAGCAGTGATTAGCGGCTACACTTATGAAGCCGGTGTGCGCAATCTCGAGCGCAACATCTCTTCGCTCTGCCGCAAGAGCATCGTGCGAATTCTCGAGGGCAAGGCGACCAAGCTTGTAATCGACTCGCCGCAGGTCGAGGAGTTTCTCGGCCCGGCGCTGATTATTCCCGACGTCGCCAACCGCCAGCCCGAGGTCGGCGTTGTCACCGGCCTGGCCTGGACGCCGATCGGCGGGGACATTTTGTTCATCGAGACGCTGCGGATGAAGGGCACCGGCAAGGTGATGGTCACCGGCCAGCTTGGCGAGGTGATGGAGGAATCAGTCGAGGCGGCGTATTCCTATGTGCGCTCGCGCGCGCCGGAATTGGGAATTGAGCCGACGATGTTCGAGCAGTCCGACGTTCACATTCACTTTCCCGAGGGCGCGATTCCCAAAGACGGCCCTTCCGCCGGTGTCGCGGTGACCGTGGCGCTGATCTCACTGTTCACGGAGCAGCCGGTATACCACACAGTTGCAATGACCGGCGAGGTGACACTGCAGGGCAAAGTGCTCCCGATCGGGGGCCTCAAGGAGAAAACTCTGGCGGCCTTTCGCGCCGGAATCAAGAAAGTGCTGTTCCCGGTCGGCAATGTGAAAGATCTGGTGGAAGTGCCAAAGGAAGTAATCGCCGGACTCGAGTTGGTGCCGATCGAGACGGTGGATGACGCTCTCGAGCACTCGATGGCAAAGATCATCTTGCCCTCGACCGATGCCGTGATCGCGATCGAGAACATGAAAAACGAACGCGGGCAGTAG
- a CDS encoding sigma-70 family RNA polymerase sigma factor, protein MKIKKNKDYIAEPDELELDDSVAAESLDPADQSEAETVALIKRIQGGEQAAFGKLMKKYKNQVAGIAYRMVGDYDEAKDISQMVFVKTARNLDRFDTTKKFSTWLYRITVNAAIDYIRKQKKHRHETIENYSDSIETHADTPDMSLYRKNIKECILQAADALNDKQKAAFVLRDIDGHEIEEVSEILGMPEATVRWYLHRARLRLRKELLRKYPSFVEKMGVVLEAPSRAF, encoded by the coding sequence ATGAAGATAAAGAAGAACAAAGACTACATCGCCGAGCCGGACGAACTCGAACTGGATGATTCCGTCGCCGCCGAGTCGCTCGACCCGGCGGATCAGAGCGAAGCCGAGACGGTCGCTCTGATCAAGCGGATCCAGGGCGGCGAGCAGGCCGCTTTCGGCAAGCTGATGAAGAAGTACAAGAACCAGGTCGCTGGCATCGCCTACCGCATGGTCGGCGACTATGACGAAGCCAAGGACATTTCGCAGATGGTATTCGTTAAGACGGCCCGCAATCTCGACCGCTTCGACACCACCAAGAAGTTCTCAACCTGGCTGTATCGGATCACGGTCAATGCCGCGATCGATTATATCCGCAAACAAAAGAAGCATCGGCATGAGACAATTGAGAACTATTCGGATTCGATTGAGACTCACGCCGACACGCCCGATATGAGCCTGTATCGCAAGAATATCAAGGAGTGTATTCTGCAGGCGGCTGACGCGCTCAACGACAAGCAGAAGGCGGCGTTTGTCCTGCGCGACATCGATGGCCACGAGATCGAGGAAGTATCCGAGATCCTCGGCATGCCGGAGGCCACTGTACGCTGGTACCTCCATCGCGCTCGTCTGCGGCTGCGCAAGGAATTGCTGCGCAAGTACCCCTCATTCGTTGAGAAGATGGGTGTCGTGCTGGAAGCGCCGAGCCGCGCGTTCTAA
- a CDS encoding M23 family metallopeptidase, with protein sequence MKKKLSVFIVPDSGQVRQFSLSRTVIVIAASAIFTYSILTMLLSYGFFSNRIEAHKVESLQKENEFLSAKLVGINESIEMLQSEIASLTEKEKAIRTIFELPEIDPQQRELGIGGPNILPIEEELAPSRSSAYQTEAEVDRLVALTNFEKDQFNFVYEALQRKKSDLDHTPSIMPAQGYLMRGYGQKRDPFTGQIKLHSGLDISNQIGTHVVATANGTVERVEYTNGLGKTVVIDHGNGYKTVYGHLSEYRARVGQYIARGQLIALMGNTGYSTGPHVHYEVIRDGVAVNPMGFIITYAGNF encoded by the coding sequence ATGAAGAAAAAGCTATCGGTTTTCATAGTTCCAGATTCGGGGCAAGTTAGGCAATTCTCATTATCGCGCACGGTAATCGTTATTGCCGCCAGCGCGATCTTCACTTACTCGATTTTGACCATGCTCCTCTCCTACGGATTCTTCTCGAATCGTATTGAGGCACATAAGGTTGAGTCACTGCAGAAGGAAAACGAATTCCTCAGCGCCAAGCTGGTCGGCATTAACGAATCGATCGAGATGCTGCAGTCGGAAATCGCCTCACTGACCGAGAAGGAAAAGGCAATCCGTACCATATTCGAACTACCCGAAATCGACCCGCAACAGCGGGAACTGGGTATCGGGGGACCGAACATCTTGCCGATTGAAGAGGAGTTGGCTCCGAGCCGCTCCAGCGCTTACCAGACGGAAGCCGAAGTCGACCGCCTGGTCGCCCTCACCAACTTCGAAAAGGACCAGTTCAATTTCGTATACGAAGCCCTGCAGAGAAAGAAATCTGATCTTGACCATACACCGTCAATCATGCCGGCACAGGGCTACCTGATGCGCGGCTACGGCCAGAAACGTGATCCTTTCACCGGTCAGATCAAACTTCATTCGGGCCTCGACATCTCCAACCAAATTGGAACGCATGTCGTTGCCACCGCCAACGGTACAGTCGAGAGAGTCGAGTATACCAACGGCCTCGGCAAAACCGTAGTGATTGACCACGGAAATGGCTATAAGACGGTCTACGGACATCTTTCCGAATATCGGGCGCGAGTAGGTCAGTACATCGCTCGCGGTCAGCTTATCGCGTTAATGGGCAACACCGGATACTCCACCGGTCCTCACGTCCATTACGAAGTGATCCGGGATGGTGTGGCAGTGAACCCGATGGGCTTCATCATTACCTACGCTGGTAACTTCTAA